A single genomic interval of Aureliella helgolandensis harbors:
- the recR gene encoding recombination mediator RecR, with amino-acid sequence MAQESSSINELIDQLGRLPGIGRKSAERLAYHLLRVSKGEALALSEAIRNVRENVRYCSECFNLSEGPLCSICTDLSRDTSLLCIVEQPRDLMAMEQAGVFRGLYHVLLGRIAPLDGIGPDQLTIDELVERVRKGNFSEIIMATNPTVEGDGSALYITNQLADFPVQVSRLARGITTGSVLEHTNREILADAMSGRQRMH; translated from the coding sequence ATGGCCCAAGAATCAAGTTCCATCAATGAATTGATTGACCAACTAGGGCGTTTACCCGGAATCGGTCGCAAATCGGCTGAACGTTTGGCCTACCATCTGCTACGCGTTAGCAAGGGGGAGGCGCTTGCCCTGAGTGAGGCGATACGCAACGTCCGCGAGAACGTCCGGTACTGCAGCGAGTGCTTCAACTTGTCCGAGGGGCCGTTGTGCTCCATCTGTACGGATCTGTCGCGCGATACCAGTCTGCTGTGTATCGTCGAGCAACCACGCGATTTGATGGCCATGGAGCAAGCGGGCGTTTTCCGCGGTCTCTACCACGTTCTGCTAGGACGCATTGCACCCCTGGATGGAATCGGGCCCGATCAGCTGACCATTGATGAATTGGTAGAGCGGGTTCGCAAGGGGAATTTCAGCGAGATCATCATGGCTACCAATCCAACGGTGGAAGGGGATGGTTCGGCGCTGTACATCACCAACCAGCTAGCCGATTTCCCCGTGCAGGTTTCGAGGCTGGCCCGCGGCATTACGACCGGTAGTGTGTTGGAGCACACCAACCGCGAAATCCTGGCCGACGCGATGTCTGGGCGTCAGCGAATGCACTAG
- a CDS encoding NHL repeat-containing protein → MNDTHPSDSQRCPTQGSSRRRFLTSTGLATVGVMAAHGSAPRIATASKVDSEVIIGAGEFTYRVHHHWPQLPDKYSWQTTHNVAVDKAGNLYVIHEGLEKQSDHPAIFVFDEQGQFVRAFGQQFQGGGHGIEVHEEGGEEFLYIAAYQQVKCLAKLTLTGEVVWQQFAPMASDKYAAGEAEHPQRAWGRDHFLPTNFAFLPDGGFLLADGYGSYFIHRYDAAGQWQSCFGGPGKGQGTFDTPHGIWIDARGAEPIIIVADRAHHTLQRLSLSGDYIDTIDGFGLPANVDICGDLMLVPELVARVTILDKDNQVVARLGEDVARISADRRRQIRETPADWQAGKFVHPHDACFAADGSIYVAEWVKTGRITKLEKV, encoded by the coding sequence GTGAATGATACCCACCCATCGGATTCCCAGCGCTGCCCGACTCAAGGCTCCAGTCGAAGACGTTTTTTGACGAGCACCGGCCTTGCCACTGTCGGTGTTATGGCGGCGCATGGAAGTGCACCCCGGATCGCCACAGCCAGCAAAGTAGATTCGGAAGTCATTATTGGCGCAGGAGAGTTCACCTATCGCGTGCATCACCATTGGCCGCAGCTCCCAGACAAATACTCTTGGCAAACCACTCACAATGTGGCTGTGGATAAAGCGGGCAACCTGTACGTGATCCATGAGGGGCTCGAGAAGCAGTCCGACCATCCCGCCATCTTTGTGTTTGATGAGCAGGGGCAGTTCGTCAGAGCCTTTGGACAGCAATTCCAGGGAGGGGGCCATGGGATTGAAGTTCACGAAGAGGGGGGCGAGGAATTCCTGTACATTGCCGCCTATCAGCAAGTGAAGTGTTTGGCCAAGCTGACTCTCACCGGGGAGGTGGTTTGGCAGCAGTTCGCCCCTATGGCAAGTGACAAATATGCGGCTGGGGAAGCCGAGCATCCGCAGCGAGCCTGGGGCCGCGACCACTTTTTGCCGACCAATTTCGCATTTCTGCCCGACGGTGGTTTTCTACTCGCCGATGGCTACGGATCGTATTTTATCCATCGCTATGACGCCGCTGGCCAGTGGCAAAGTTGTTTTGGGGGGCCTGGCAAGGGGCAAGGCACCTTTGATACGCCCCACGGTATCTGGATCGATGCCCGCGGGGCGGAGCCCATCATCATTGTGGCGGATCGCGCCCACCATACCCTGCAACGCTTGAGCTTGTCAGGCGATTATATCGATACGATCGATGGGTTCGGCCTACCGGCCAACGTCGATATCTGCGGAGATCTGATGTTAGTTCCAGAATTGGTGGCTCGCGTGACGATCCTGGACAAGGACAATCAAGTCGTAGCTAGATTAGGGGAGGATGTTGCACGGATTTCGGCAGATCGTCGGCGGCAGATTCGTGAAACCCCCGCAGATTGGCAAGCGGGCAAGTTTGTCCACCCGCACGACGCTTGTTTTGCCGCAGATGGGAGCATTTATGTTGCCGAATGGGTAAAAACGGGCAGGATTACCAAGCTCGAAAAGGTTTGA
- a CDS encoding glycine C-acetyltransferase gives MFGKFQDHLQQQLSEIEAAGLKKSERVLQSAQQAMVNVKGQRVLNMCANNYLGLASHRVVRDAATEAIEKWGYGLASVRFICGTQQLHQELELKLSQFLGTEDTILYSSCFDANGGLFETLLTAEDAIISDELNHASIIDGVRLCKAQRFRYKNNNMQDLESQLQAAQGARFRMIATDGVFSMDGTIADLPSICDLADKYQALVMVDDSHAVGFMGQQGRGTHEFHDVIDRIDILTGTLGKALGGASGGYTSGKQEIVDLLRQRSRPYLFSNSLAPPIAAASIAALELLQHSTQLRDQLQENTQYFRQAITKLGFNLVPGEHPIVPIMLGDARLASELADRLLEKGVYVIGFSYPVVPQGKARIRTQISAAHSREDLEFAVEMFGQAKSEMGL, from the coding sequence ATGTTCGGAAAATTCCAAGACCATCTCCAACAACAGCTCAGCGAAATCGAAGCAGCCGGACTCAAGAAGTCCGAGCGAGTTCTTCAGTCGGCTCAGCAAGCGATGGTCAACGTCAAGGGACAACGCGTCCTAAACATGTGCGCCAACAACTATCTGGGCTTAGCCTCCCATCGCGTGGTGCGCGACGCAGCCACGGAAGCCATTGAAAAGTGGGGCTATGGGCTGGCGAGCGTCCGCTTCATATGCGGTACCCAACAATTGCACCAAGAACTCGAACTCAAGCTCAGCCAATTTTTGGGCACCGAAGACACCATTCTGTACTCCTCCTGCTTCGACGCCAACGGCGGTCTCTTCGAGACGCTGCTCACCGCCGAGGATGCAATCATTTCCGATGAACTCAATCATGCCAGCATTATTGATGGCGTCAGATTGTGCAAAGCACAGCGTTTTCGCTACAAGAATAACAACATGCAGGACCTGGAAAGCCAACTCCAAGCGGCACAGGGAGCTCGGTTCCGCATGATTGCCACCGACGGGGTCTTTTCGATGGATGGCACCATCGCAGACCTGCCCAGCATCTGCGACTTGGCGGACAAGTACCAGGCTCTGGTCATGGTGGATGATTCCCACGCCGTCGGCTTCATGGGACAGCAAGGGCGTGGCACGCATGAATTTCATGATGTAATCGACCGCATCGACATCCTGACCGGTACGCTCGGTAAAGCCCTCGGTGGCGCCAGTGGTGGTTACACCTCGGGCAAGCAGGAGATCGTTGATCTCCTACGGCAACGCTCGCGCCCCTATTTGTTTTCGAATTCACTGGCTCCGCCCATCGCCGCCGCGTCTATTGCAGCACTTGAGCTCCTCCAGCACTCAACCCAACTCCGCGATCAACTCCAAGAGAACACGCAATATTTCCGGCAGGCCATTACTAAGCTAGGTTTCAATCTGGTTCCCGGTGAACACCCCATTGTCCCGATCATGCTGGGAGACGCGAGATTGGCTAGCGAGCTGGCTGACCGCCTGTTGGAGAAGGGGGTCTACGTCATCGGTTTCTCCTACCCCGTAGTGCCGCAAGGCAAAGCTCGCATTCGGACGCAAATCTCCGCAGCCCATTCACGCGAAGATCTGGAATTCGCAGTAGAAATGTTCGGCCAAGCCAAATCTGAAATGGGGCTTTAG
- the dnaX gene encoding DNA polymerase III subunit gamma/tau has protein sequence MVTEATDSNSAAGYTVVARRYRPLAFDELVGQGHVAQALEKAIATGRVGHAYLFTGARGVGKTSTARIFAKALNSPEGIAPELAADIAQAVDAGEDMDVIEIDGASNRGIEEIRTLRANVNVRPSRSRYKIYIIDEVHMLTNQAFNALLKTLEEPPAHVKFIFCTTDPDKIPITVLSRCQRFDFAPVKFEAIQKRLKEITTAEGFTADDEALALLARRAAGSMRDSQSLLEQVMSFSTDRISVEQVHQLLGTADEGRLLAIAEALCDADALKALSIAEEATRSGADPGQLAEQLLNYFRDIMAVGVGGGPDLLKLANPVGHPQLQELASRWGLQTILSAIQIVDESLVRMRTSVSAVTLLEVALVQICQLEKLASIPALLEAALRLGTTTGGGPAAASAGEKKNNSPNVAEPVSTPPARPIPAIPAAARPAERHDADRGETQPASAPTASVATPVAAKSAAPPVSNPSPPGNSAPAPAPPESVAVANAVSPPSQTLANAVATPALESSTSAQTKPAPAAPATEPAATPASASAAQRQPAAPIHGSTEALAAWKKAVSSIDGMLADFAGMAIAVEPQGSDSWNVVYPPGATKITDYCEQADRRALLQQTLDQSLGRTVRISFSCAPGEPPKLVAATPQATIRVQKLRQVSEDPFVKKVCEVLDAEVVRVDPPRIPPPG, from the coding sequence ATGGTTACCGAAGCCACTGATTCCAACTCCGCCGCCGGATACACCGTCGTAGCGCGGCGTTATCGTCCGCTCGCATTTGATGAGCTTGTTGGGCAGGGGCACGTCGCTCAGGCGCTCGAAAAAGCCATTGCGACCGGTCGCGTTGGACATGCCTATCTGTTCACCGGCGCGCGTGGTGTCGGCAAAACATCGACGGCACGAATATTTGCCAAGGCATTAAACTCTCCCGAGGGCATTGCCCCCGAATTGGCCGCCGACATCGCGCAAGCGGTCGACGCTGGAGAGGACATGGATGTGATCGAGATCGACGGTGCGAGCAATCGTGGTATCGAAGAGATTCGCACGCTGCGCGCCAACGTCAACGTACGGCCGAGTCGATCGCGGTACAAAATCTATATCATTGACGAAGTCCACATGCTGACCAACCAAGCCTTCAACGCTCTGTTGAAGACATTGGAGGAGCCGCCGGCACACGTCAAATTTATCTTCTGTACGACCGACCCCGACAAAATTCCCATCACGGTTCTCTCCCGTTGCCAGCGATTTGATTTCGCTCCGGTCAAATTTGAAGCGATTCAAAAACGCCTCAAAGAAATTACTACCGCTGAAGGCTTTACGGCCGATGATGAAGCCCTGGCGCTGTTAGCGCGTCGCGCGGCCGGGTCGATGCGCGACAGTCAGTCGCTGCTTGAGCAGGTGATGAGCTTTTCCACCGATCGCATCTCGGTCGAACAAGTGCATCAATTGCTGGGAACCGCCGATGAGGGACGCTTGTTGGCAATTGCCGAAGCGCTCTGTGACGCCGACGCGCTCAAAGCGTTGTCCATTGCCGAGGAAGCGACCCGATCTGGCGCAGATCCCGGGCAGCTAGCAGAGCAGCTCTTGAACTACTTCAGGGATATCATGGCCGTGGGGGTAGGCGGTGGCCCCGACTTGCTGAAGCTAGCCAATCCCGTGGGGCATCCGCAACTCCAGGAGTTGGCGAGTCGCTGGGGGTTGCAGACGATTCTGTCGGCGATTCAGATCGTTGACGAATCGTTGGTTCGCATGCGGACCAGCGTTTCGGCAGTCACTCTGTTGGAAGTCGCCTTGGTGCAGATCTGTCAATTGGAAAAATTGGCATCGATTCCAGCACTGTTGGAGGCCGCATTGCGACTTGGTACTACGACGGGCGGTGGGCCGGCAGCGGCGAGTGCAGGCGAAAAAAAAAACAATAGCCCCAACGTAGCCGAGCCCGTTTCGACGCCACCAGCTCGCCCGATCCCAGCGATCCCCGCAGCTGCTCGGCCAGCAGAACGCCACGATGCGGACCGGGGGGAAACCCAGCCTGCCTCTGCGCCCACTGCATCGGTCGCAACTCCCGTCGCGGCAAAATCGGCAGCACCGCCAGTGAGCAATCCGTCGCCGCCAGGCAACTCTGCCCCTGCCCCTGCTCCACCAGAGTCGGTTGCCGTTGCGAACGCCGTATCACCGCCGTCACAAACCTTAGCGAATGCGGTCGCGACACCTGCCCTCGAATCGTCCACCTCGGCCCAGACCAAACCCGCACCCGCTGCACCTGCGACGGAACCAGCAGCGACACCTGCCAGCGCATCTGCTGCCCAACGCCAGCCCGCAGCCCCAATCCACGGCTCGACGGAAGCGCTTGCCGCTTGGAAAAAGGCGGTGAGTTCGATTGACGGGATGTTGGCTGATTTTGCCGGGATGGCCATCGCGGTGGAGCCCCAGGGGAGTGATAGTTGGAACGTCGTTTATCCGCCAGGCGCCACTAAAATTACCGACTATTGTGAGCAGGCGGATCGCCGGGCACTACTGCAACAGACCTTGGACCAATCCCTGGGGCGTACGGTACGCATTAGTTTTTCCTGTGCACCTGGTGAGCCGCCAAAGCTGGTCGCCGCAACACCCCAAGCCACCATTCGCGTGCAGAAATTGCGGCAAGTCTCCGAGGATCCGTTCGTAAAGAAAGTCTGCGAAGTCTTGGATGCTGAAGTCGTGCGAGTGGATCCCCCTAGAATTCCACCGCCGGGCTAA
- the tdh gene encoding L-threonine 3-dehydrogenase, whose protein sequence is MKALVKSQAQVGLWLEDVPEPTVGINDVLIRVDRTGICGTDMHIYQWDNWAQKTIPVPLVVGHEFVGEVVEVGSNVNDFHPGEIVSGEGHVVCGRCRNCLAGRRHLCAATTGVGVNRSGAFAEYISLPMSNVWHHHAGIDLDVASIFDPFGNAVHTALSFPILGEDVLITGAGPIGCMAAAVAQYAGARFVVVTDVNPWRLDLAKRMGATRTVNVKHESLAEVQADLGMTEGFDVGLEMSGNPSAFRQMLDNMAHGGKIAMLGIPAEPIAIDWNQVVFNMLSIKGIYGREMYETWYKMTVLLQGGLDISPVITNRHHYTDFQLAFDEMATGQTGKSILYWRDAPPAKP, encoded by the coding sequence ATGAAAGCACTTGTCAAAAGCCAAGCCCAAGTCGGCCTGTGGCTCGAAGACGTCCCTGAGCCCACCGTTGGCATCAATGACGTCTTAATTCGTGTCGACCGCACCGGGATTTGTGGCACGGACATGCACATCTACCAATGGGACAACTGGGCTCAAAAGACCATTCCCGTGCCCTTGGTCGTGGGGCACGAATTCGTAGGAGAAGTTGTCGAAGTCGGCTCGAACGTCAACGATTTCCACCCTGGTGAAATTGTCAGTGGTGAAGGACATGTCGTGTGCGGACGCTGTCGGAATTGCCTAGCAGGGCGACGCCATTTGTGCGCTGCGACCACGGGCGTTGGGGTCAATCGCTCGGGTGCCTTTGCTGAGTACATTTCGCTTCCCATGTCAAACGTGTGGCATCACCATGCAGGCATCGACCTCGATGTAGCTTCTATCTTCGACCCCTTCGGAAATGCCGTCCACACCGCACTCTCCTTTCCGATCTTAGGAGAAGACGTGCTGATCACCGGCGCCGGTCCGATCGGCTGCATGGCTGCGGCGGTCGCGCAGTACGCTGGCGCACGATTTGTCGTCGTGACGGACGTCAATCCTTGGCGTCTGGATTTGGCCAAGCGCATGGGGGCCACGCGCACCGTCAATGTCAAGCATGAGAGTCTGGCGGAGGTGCAGGCCGACCTCGGCATGACGGAAGGCTTTGACGTGGGACTGGAGATGTCCGGCAACCCCAGCGCGTTCCGACAAATGCTCGACAACATGGCCCACGGAGGAAAGATCGCCATGCTCGGTATCCCCGCCGAGCCCATCGCTATCGATTGGAACCAAGTCGTGTTTAACATGCTCTCCATCAAGGGTATCTACGGGAGAGAGATGTACGAAACCTGGTACAAGATGACCGTCTTACTCCAGGGCGGATTGGATATTTCCCCAGTCATTACCAATCGCCACCATTACACCGATTTCCAACTCGCCTTCGACGAGATGGCTACAGGTCAAACCGGCAAGTCGATTCTGTACTGGCGCGATGCGCCACCTGCCAAGCCCTAG
- the rpoN gene encoding RNA polymerase factor sigma-54: protein MRLSFGMETRQLQTQKLSPKMIQSMEILQLPVLALQERVEQEINENPMLEVQEDEDLSGNTEEKEDPNRPTEDEKELVVKDNQSNTEDFERLDNMDSEMPQNFDDFRTSSNRTQEASDRQHDLMANAMERPESLNDYLMHQLAEMDIDSELEAIAERIISTLDARNGGYFKTSLRDLLQPGHTEEDLGKAEEALEIVQSLDPPGIAARTLSECLLNQLTPDFDYYDILTVLIKDHLEDLAENRLPLIEKKMGVSIEQIQQARQEFHHLNPKPGAAFLETHVPIVSPDVVVEMDSSGQYTVKLEDDRVPTLRISDYYRKRLADPNATAEEREFIRRKIESANWLIEAIQQRRNTVQKVAQSIVEYQKKFLDDGPEFIEPLKMQQIADVVGVHVTTISRAVDDKWIQTPRGIFPLKRFFVHGTRSEDGEDVAWETIRLKLTDLVDKEDKQKPYSDDDLVKELSKLGLTVARRTITKYRKKLGIPSSRQRKDWIKS from the coding sequence ATGCGACTTTCCTTTGGAATGGAAACCCGTCAACTTCAAACGCAGAAGTTGTCCCCGAAGATGATTCAGTCGATGGAGATTCTGCAGTTGCCCGTGCTGGCGCTCCAAGAGCGTGTGGAGCAGGAGATCAACGAGAATCCCATGCTCGAAGTCCAAGAGGATGAGGATCTATCCGGGAACACCGAAGAGAAGGAAGATCCAAATCGTCCCACCGAAGACGAGAAGGAGTTGGTGGTCAAGGACAATCAATCGAACACGGAGGATTTTGAGCGGCTGGACAATATGGACAGCGAGATGCCGCAGAATTTCGATGATTTTCGCACCTCCTCCAACCGTACTCAGGAAGCCTCCGATCGCCAGCATGATTTGATGGCCAATGCCATGGAGCGGCCCGAATCGCTCAATGACTACCTCATGCATCAATTGGCAGAGATGGACATTGATTCGGAGCTTGAGGCCATTGCCGAACGGATTATCTCGACGTTGGACGCCCGCAACGGCGGGTATTTTAAAACCAGCCTGCGCGACTTGCTGCAACCTGGGCACACCGAAGAGGATTTGGGGAAGGCGGAAGAGGCGCTGGAAATCGTGCAATCCTTAGATCCCCCGGGGATCGCCGCACGCACCCTCAGCGAGTGCTTGTTAAATCAACTGACGCCAGATTTTGACTACTACGACATCCTGACTGTCTTGATTAAAGACCACTTGGAAGATCTGGCGGAGAATCGTCTCCCCTTGATCGAAAAGAAAATGGGAGTGTCGATCGAGCAGATTCAACAGGCGCGCCAAGAGTTCCACCACCTGAATCCCAAGCCGGGTGCAGCCTTTCTCGAAACGCACGTCCCCATTGTCAGCCCCGACGTGGTTGTTGAAATGGATTCTTCCGGGCAATACACCGTCAAGCTCGAAGATGACCGTGTGCCTACTCTGCGGATCAGCGATTATTACCGAAAGCGCTTGGCGGACCCGAATGCGACCGCCGAAGAGAGAGAGTTTATTCGCCGCAAGATTGAGTCTGCCAATTGGTTGATCGAAGCGATTCAGCAGCGGCGGAATACGGTCCAAAAGGTAGCGCAGTCGATTGTTGAATACCAAAAGAAGTTTCTAGACGACGGTCCCGAGTTCATTGAACCGTTGAAAATGCAGCAAATTGCGGATGTGGTGGGAGTTCACGTGACTACGATCAGTCGCGCGGTGGACGATAAATGGATTCAAACGCCGCGTGGTATCTTCCCACTCAAACGCTTTTTCGTTCACGGCACACGCAGTGAAGACGGCGAGGATGTCGCCTGGGAAACCATTCGCCTGAAACTGACTGATCTGGTCGATAAGGAGGATAAGCAAAAGCCGTACAGCGACGACGACTTGGTAAAAGAACTATCCAAATTGGGACTGACCGTAGCGCGTCGAACCATTACCAAGTATCGAAAGAAGCTAGGGATCCCGAGCAGTCGGCAGCGCAAAGACTGGATCAAATCTTAG
- a CDS encoding YbaB/EbfC family nucleoid-associated protein, which translates to MFKNLNGLAQLMRNAGSMGERVKEMREELAAELATGSAGGDMVIVEINGVGQVMSLRISPELFDKNDQEMLEELIPAAMNEALTKVRKLSVEKMRQITGGIDLPGLDDALSSL; encoded by the coding sequence ATGTTTAAGAATCTAAACGGCCTGGCCCAACTCATGCGCAATGCTGGTTCCATGGGGGAACGCGTCAAAGAGATGCGCGAAGAACTAGCTGCCGAACTAGCCACCGGTAGTGCGGGCGGAGATATGGTGATCGTCGAGATCAATGGAGTGGGGCAGGTCATGAGCCTACGGATTTCTCCCGAGTTGTTTGACAAGAATGATCAAGAGATGCTCGAGGAGCTCATTCCTGCGGCCATGAATGAAGCGCTGACCAAAGTCAGGAAGCTGAGTGTTGAAAAGATGCGTCAAATTACAGGTGGGATCGATCTTCCGGGACTGGATGACGCTCTATCCAGCCTCTAA
- the queG gene encoding tRNA epoxyqueuosine(34) reductase QueG, producing MQRLTDELKKQAQELGFVLSGVTASASPGRLAAFHRWLDAGYAGQMHYMHTRREAYADPKSVLEGCRSIVMLALPYTTAEPTTAESPTQAAGPVETPEPAAAPLLVTATSGPQDAFVEQPAAAWPAGRSANDQGRSGRIARYAQGQLDYHDVIHGRLKELIAWLSAQQPTASVRGVVDTAPLLEREFAESAGLGWIGKNTLLLNRQWGSYFFLAALLTDLPLAVDPPQEKGYCGTCTACLQACPTDAFPAPYILDASRCISYLTIEHRDLIAPDLLPSMQNWVFGCDICQEVCPWNRKAEQGSENCFAPSRELQDFDVPQVLQFTDEEFRQHFRKTPLWRSKRRGILRNAILCAGNQRMAQTHSNIVKLLGDVEPLIRGAAAWTLSKLQMGPWREQIAAALELEVDDQVKSAMQRIVVEATPNV from the coding sequence GTGCAACGACTGACCGATGAGCTCAAGAAACAGGCGCAAGAACTTGGCTTTGTATTATCTGGCGTCACGGCCAGTGCGAGTCCCGGTCGCTTGGCTGCCTTCCACCGTTGGTTGGATGCTGGTTACGCGGGGCAGATGCACTACATGCACACGCGGCGGGAAGCCTACGCCGATCCGAAGTCCGTTTTGGAGGGCTGCCGCTCGATTGTCATGCTGGCCTTGCCCTATACCACCGCTGAGCCAACTACGGCGGAAAGTCCAACTCAGGCTGCTGGGCCTGTCGAGACGCCGGAGCCAGCCGCAGCCCCCCTTTTAGTGACGGCAACTTCTGGCCCACAAGACGCTTTTGTCGAGCAGCCCGCTGCTGCTTGGCCGGCTGGAAGGTCCGCCAACGACCAAGGCCGCTCAGGTCGAATTGCCCGCTATGCTCAAGGACAGCTGGACTACCACGACGTTATCCATGGACGGCTAAAAGAGTTAATCGCGTGGCTTTCCGCACAGCAGCCGACCGCCTCCGTTCGCGGTGTCGTCGATACCGCCCCTCTGCTGGAGCGCGAATTTGCTGAAAGCGCAGGTCTTGGATGGATCGGTAAAAACACGTTGCTGCTCAATCGCCAGTGGGGCAGCTACTTTTTTCTGGCGGCGCTGCTGACCGACTTGCCGCTAGCGGTCGATCCTCCACAGGAAAAAGGCTACTGTGGAACCTGCACGGCCTGCCTCCAAGCTTGTCCGACCGATGCGTTTCCGGCCCCTTACATCCTGGACGCCTCTCGCTGCATCAGTTACTTGACCATTGAGCACCGCGATCTCATTGCCCCCGATTTGCTACCGAGCATGCAGAACTGGGTGTTCGGCTGTGACATCTGCCAGGAAGTGTGTCCTTGGAACCGCAAGGCAGAGCAGGGGAGTGAAAACTGTTTCGCTCCTAGCCGTGAACTCCAAGACTTCGACGTCCCCCAAGTCTTGCAGTTCACAGACGAAGAGTTCCGTCAACATTTTCGAAAAACTCCCCTGTGGCGTTCGAAACGCAGAGGAATCCTCCGCAACGCAATTCTCTGTGCTGGCAATCAACGCATGGCTCAAACACACTCGAATATCGTTAAGCTACTAGGAGATGTTGAGCCCTTAATACGCGGCGCTGCCGCCTGGACCTTAAGCAAATTGCAGATGGGGCCCTGGCGCGAGCAGATCGCTGCAGCACTCGAACTGGAAGTCGACGACCAAGTAAAATCCGCCATGCAGCGCATCGTTGTAGAGGCCACCCCAAACGTGTAG